One part of the Ziziphus jujuba cultivar Dongzao chromosome 2, ASM3175591v1 genome encodes these proteins:
- the LOC107415858 gene encoding uncharacterized protein LOC107415858 — protein MTLLEQIYEGLASTQSPIIPSDYPIVLDPVSIFPSLNLDDSNVSSLVIPVTGWKISESDSELITQCKKFFTKLRRELKNPNNFGKEEFLGILNEFLEKISKNAGLSIGVNRSDNEYTRVLVQKVGSLMGKDVASLVLEACVTFEIWELVETLIINRLIENSCYSNLVHRLVTKKRADLLCQCIKHASNLGPSELLLILRFFLGLPKNAYGNAVDVRKEWESQALLAMDKAANKSLSGKKSSLAKEAAILLMLAHDGFSSPELCLHYLLSSENLDEVVFASAIAKLNGEETRGLITYLGKWLKKYERFPQAGPCPKASTSLGLKACDWVPKLEDVVKCIGLVLDENYSALVLHPEFHQELMSMNELVTSLALEAKLSCSVANIAEKVRIQV, from the coding sequence TTTGCTTGAACAGATCTATGAGGGCTTGGCCAGTACCCAATCTCCCATAATACCATCAGACTACCCCATTGTTCTGGATCCAGTTTCTATTTTTCCCAGTTTGAATCTCGATGACTCAAATGTTTCATCGCTTGTTATTCCTGTTACAGGATGGAAAATATCTGAATCTGACTCAGAGCTTATTACCCAGTGTAAAAAGTTCTTTACCAAGCTGAGACGGGAGCTCAAAAACCCCAACAATTTTGGTAAAGAGGAGTTCTTGGGTATTCTGAATGAATTTCttgagaaaatttcaaaaaatgctGGACTTTCAATTGGAGTTAATCGGTCTGATAATGAGTATACCCGGGTTTTAGTTCAGAAGGTAGGATCATTGATGGGCAAGGATGTTGCCAGTTTGGTTTTGGAAGCTTGTGTTACTTTTGAGATTTGGGAATTGGTGGAAACTCTGATTATCAACAGGCTTATTGAAAATTCTTGTTATTCCAATTTGGTTCATAGACTTGTGACAAAGAAGAGGGCCGACTTGCTTTGTCAGTGCATTAAGCATGCTTCTAATCTTGGGCCATCTGAATTACTCCTAATCTTGAGGTTTTTCCTTGGTTTGCCCAAAAATGCTTATGGTAATGCAGTTGATGTGCGCAAGGAATGGGAGAGCCAAGCTTTGTTAGCAATGGACAAAGCTGCCAATAAAAGTCTTAGCGGGAAGAAATCTTCATTGGCAAAAGAGGCTGCAATTTTGCTTATGTTGGCCCATGATGGATTTTCTTCTCCAGAGCTCTGTTTGCATTATTTGTTGTCATCCGAGAATCTTGATGAAGTGGTATTTGCATCTGCCATTGCCAAGTTGAATGGTGAGGAGACGAGAGGTTTGATCACTTACTTGGGAAAATGGCTGAAGAAATATGAGAGGTTTCCTCAAGCCGGTCCCTGTCCTAAGGCATCAACTTCTCTGGGTTTGAAAGCTTGTGATTGGGTTCCTAAGCTTGAAGATGTGGTTAAATGTATTGGGTTGGTGTTGGATGAGAATTATTCTGCATTGGTTTTGCATCCGGAGTTTCATCAAGAGCTTATGTCTATGAATGAATTGGTTACATCTTTAGCCCTGGAAGCAAAACTTAGTTGTTCTGTGGCTAACATAGCTGAGAAAGTGAGAATTCAAGTGTAA